Proteins from a single region of Cytophagaceae bacterium:
- a CDS encoding putative maltokinase, translated as MSKFVLLIDGEGYEKDKYVHTVLEDNLLPGYFLKCRWFAGKARKNWHLKIVQAVRMVYKEQPYFFNVIRVKYSEGDSETYMLPLSFVEKKSAEIPEKAIITAASMEDKEGILVEATFDPGFREAIFWNILNNVKSEQKNGDSLNFFRGKGLTDEEVPMSMIPEIDSSNTAFIYGGKYFFKLYRKLFQETNPEVEMVQYITQNSDFEYIPKFGGSITLEKKSDSDLTLGLLVELINNEKDNWSKTGDYLNDFMFAFVDGNFQVKENVFSKIALLGTRTAQMHDALFNIHGEEGFRADHFDRAYRRFIHQKVEDLIEHRYNLLTDNYLQLDEQAQILAWKFMEAKDMILDFVDQILTRPIESFRTRIHGDYHLGQVLVCDEDLVIIDFEGEPESSIASRKVKHSPLKDVAGMIRSYHYAVSAKLFNSPETRQLDDKVLNRAAERWYRLMRDTFLEEYLNYFGPLHPLLKNNNEINYLLQFHLLEKAVYELGYELNYRPSWVKIPLKGIEEVLYEIEKLKR; from the coding sequence ATGTCAAAATTTGTATTACTTATCGATGGGGAAGGTTACGAAAAAGACAAATATGTCCATACTGTACTGGAGGACAATTTACTTCCCGGATATTTTTTAAAATGCAGGTGGTTTGCCGGAAAAGCAAGGAAAAACTGGCACTTGAAAATAGTACAGGCCGTGCGAATGGTGTATAAAGAGCAACCCTATTTTTTTAATGTCATAAGAGTCAAATATTCCGAGGGCGATTCAGAAACGTACATGTTACCCCTTTCATTTGTAGAAAAAAAATCTGCCGAAATACCCGAAAAAGCCATTATTACTGCGGCGAGTATGGAAGACAAAGAAGGTATTCTGGTCGAAGCCACTTTCGACCCGGGTTTCAGAGAGGCAATTTTCTGGAATATTTTGAATAATGTGAAATCCGAACAAAAAAATGGCGACTCGCTTAATTTTTTCAGAGGCAAAGGCCTTACCGATGAAGAAGTACCTATGAGTATGATTCCTGAAATTGATTCGAGTAATACGGCGTTTATTTATGGTGGGAAATACTTTTTCAAGCTATACCGTAAGCTGTTTCAGGAAACTAATCCTGAAGTTGAAATGGTTCAGTATATCACCCAAAATAGTGATTTTGAATATATTCCGAAGTTTGGCGGTAGTATCACTCTTGAAAAAAAATCAGATAGCGACCTTACTTTAGGACTTCTCGTAGAGCTAATCAACAACGAAAAAGATAACTGGTCTAAGACGGGTGATTATCTTAACGATTTCATGTTTGCTTTTGTAGATGGTAATTTTCAGGTCAAAGAAAACGTATTTAGCAAGATAGCATTATTGGGAACCAGAACAGCCCAAATGCACGATGCACTTTTTAATATTCATGGCGAGGAAGGTTTCAGAGCCGACCATTTTGATAGGGCATATCGGAGGTTTATCCATCAGAAAGTGGAAGATTTGATTGAGCACAGGTACAATTTGCTCACTGATAATTATTTACAACTCGACGAACAGGCACAGATTCTGGCGTGGAAGTTTATGGAAGCCAAAGATATGATTCTGGATTTCGTGGATCAGATTCTGACCCGACCGATAGAATCATTCCGAACAAGAATTCACGGTGACTATCACCTGGGGCAGGTTTTGGTATGTGACGAAGACCTGGTGATTATTGATTTTGAAGGTGAACCTGAAAGCTCCATTGCCAGCAGGAAAGTGAAGCATTCCCCACTCAAAGATGTGGCCGGTATGATCAGATCCTATCATTATGCTGTTTCGGCAAAGCTCTTCAATTCACCGGAAACCCGTCAACTTGATGATAAAGTGCTCAATCGTGCCGCTGAACGCTGGTACAGGCTGATGCGTGATACTTTTCTGGAAGAATACCTCAACTATTTTGGCCCTTTGCATCCATTGTTGAAAAACAACAACGAAATCAACTACCTGTTACAGTTTCATCTTTTGGAAAAAGCAGTTTATGAACTAGGTTACGAGTTAAATTACCGTCCATCCTGGGTGAAAATCCCTTTAAAAGGCATTGAAGAAGTGCTTTATGAAATAGAAAAACTAAAAAGATAA
- a CDS encoding RluA family pseudouridine synthase translates to MDLTKFKKPPKSINIGELVIFENDNYLVINKPPFVPSLDERTADRSLSILRLAKEQFGDVQLCHRLDKETSGALVIAKNPEAYRNLAMQFEHREVQKDYHAVVNGVHDFDSISVFLPIATLKDGTAVRIDRAKGKIAETVFFTLKKYHHHTLVRCVPITGRMHQIRVHLQCLKAPIVCDPTYGGEYIFLSEIKRKFNLKTDTEELPLIKRVALHAHSISFQDVDGQVISVTAPYPNDFDVLVEKLDRFSR, encoded by the coding sequence ATGGATCTTACAAAATTTAAAAAACCGCCCAAAAGTATAAATATAGGCGAATTAGTCATTTTTGAAAATGATAATTATTTGGTTATCAACAAACCTCCTTTTGTGCCTTCACTTGACGAAAGAACCGCCGACCGCTCACTGAGTATTTTGAGACTGGCAAAAGAACAGTTTGGCGACGTACAACTTTGTCACAGGCTTGATAAAGAGACCTCTGGTGCTCTCGTAATTGCCAAGAATCCGGAAGCTTATCGAAATCTGGCAATGCAGTTTGAGCATCGTGAAGTGCAAAAAGACTATCACGCAGTGGTCAATGGGGTTCATGATTTTGATAGTATTTCGGTTTTTCTTCCCATAGCAACTTTAAAAGATGGTACAGCAGTAAGAATCGACAGAGCCAAAGGTAAAATAGCAGAAACGGTGTTTTTTACCTTAAAAAAATACCATCATCATACCTTGGTCAGGTGTGTGCCTATTACAGGCCGTATGCACCAGATCAGAGTCCATTTGCAGTGTCTGAAAGCACCTATTGTTTGTGATCCCACCTATGGAGGAGAATATATTTTTCTATCCGAAATCAAAAGGAAGTTTAACCTTAAAACGGATACCGAAGAACTCCCTTTAATAAAGAGAGTGGCTTTGCATGCTCACAGTATTTCTTTTCAAGATGTTGACGGTCAGGTGATTAGTGTGACAGCTCCTTATCCTAACGACTTTGATGTTTTGGTTGAAAAACTGGACAGATTTAGCCGTTAA
- a CDS encoding response regulator transcription factor, whose protein sequence is MAKKILVIDDDEDILELLTYNLQKEGYEVKSAINGLEGVNLAQEYVPDLILIDIMMPVMDGIEAGKVIKSTEKLKGTRIVYLTARAEEYSEIAAFEIGADDYLTKPIKPRALISRINAFFRKETEKSTEEGILQIAGLIINKTNYSVTKADGSVIILPKKEFEILFFLASNPNKVQSRDSLLQKIWGADIYVVERTIDVHIRKVREKIGDEYIGTLKGVGYMFKS, encoded by the coding sequence ATGGCCAAAAAAATTCTGGTAATTGATGATGACGAAGATATTCTGGAATTGCTCACCTACAACCTCCAAAAAGAGGGTTACGAGGTCAAATCAGCCATAAACGGTCTGGAAGGCGTAAATCTCGCTCAGGAATATGTGCCCGATTTGATTTTAATCGATATCATGATGCCGGTAATGGACGGAATCGAGGCCGGCAAAGTCATAAAAAGTACTGAAAAGCTAAAAGGTACCAGAATTGTGTATCTGACCGCCAGGGCTGAAGAATATTCCGAAATTGCTGCATTTGAAATCGGAGCCGATGACTATCTGACCAAGCCCATCAAACCAAGGGCACTAATAAGTAGAATCAATGCATTTTTTAGAAAAGAAACCGAGAAATCTACCGAAGAAGGCATTCTACAAATCGCAGGCCTGATCATCAACAAAACCAATTACTCAGTAACCAAGGCAGATGGGAGTGTGATTATTTTGCCTAAAAAGGAATTCGAAATTTTGTTTTTTCTTGCCTCAAATCCAAATAAAGTACAATCACGCGACAGTCTTTTGCAAAAAATATGGGGAGCCGATATCTACGTTGTAGAAAGGACCATTGATGTGCATATCAGAAAAGTAAGAGAAAAAATAGGTGATGAATACATAGGTACCCTAAAGGGCGTAGGATATATGTTTAAATCATAA
- a CDS encoding ATP-binding protein has product MFLTPRWISLFASVLVTAITVGFLSFVPQVDAGMLFVAGIAAFFSTFFFFYYIIDLLVFREVNQIYSSIQKLKINDFDIVRKNLIKSVNPLKKLNREISNYVSKKEEQIDELKRMEIFRREFLADVSHELKTPIFAAQGFVHTLLDGALEDPEVAERFLKKAAKSLDGLDVLVRDLVVLSQVETGDMKMNFAQVELVELIKDIFEQLEKKASKRGASLILKPKNLHSIFVMADAQRLSQVLTNLIENGIKYGKDAGKVVVELTEENKKVLISVEDDGPGIPAEYLPRIFERFFRVDKSRSRETGGTGLGLAIVKHILNAHDTTINVTSKIDKGTRFTFTLTKPPREVTISQ; this is encoded by the coding sequence ATGTTTCTTACTCCCCGATGGATTTCTTTGTTTGCCTCTGTTCTGGTTACTGCTATCACGGTAGGTTTTCTTAGTTTTGTTCCTCAGGTAGATGCCGGGATGCTCTTTGTAGCAGGCATTGCCGCATTTTTTTCTACCTTCTTTTTCTTTTATTATATTATTGATTTACTGGTGTTTAGAGAGGTAAATCAAATATACTCTTCAATTCAAAAACTAAAAATTAATGATTTTGACATTGTAAGAAAAAACCTGATTAAAAGTGTTAACCCACTCAAAAAACTTAATCGGGAGATTTCAAATTATGTTAGCAAAAAGGAAGAACAAATCGATGAACTCAAACGCATGGAGATTTTCAGGAGAGAGTTTCTGGCCGATGTTTCTCATGAATTGAAAACCCCGATATTTGCTGCTCAGGGTTTTGTACATACGCTTCTCGACGGTGCTCTGGAAGACCCCGAAGTTGCCGAAAGATTCCTGAAAAAAGCTGCAAAAAGCCTCGATGGCCTTGATGTGTTGGTTCGTGACCTGGTAGTACTTTCACAAGTAGAGACGGGAGATATGAAAATGAACTTTGCACAGGTAGAACTCGTGGAATTAATTAAAGATATTTTTGAGCAATTGGAAAAAAAGGCCTCAAAACGTGGTGCATCCTTAATTTTAAAACCCAAAAATCTTCATTCCATATTTGTTATGGCTGATGCCCAAAGGCTTTCTCAGGTTTTGACCAACCTCATCGAAAACGGAATAAAATATGGTAAAGATGCCGGTAAGGTAGTAGTGGAACTCACTGAGGAAAATAAGAAAGTTTTGATTTCGGTAGAAGATGACGGCCCGGGTATCCCTGCGGAATATCTGCCCCGGATATTCGAAAGGTTTTTCAGAGTTGACAAAAGTCGCTCACGTGAAACCGGAGGCACCGGACTTGGTCTGGCCATTGTAAAGCACATCCTTAATGCACATGATACTACTATCAATGTTACCTCAAAAATAGACAAGGGTACCAGATTTACTTTTACTTTGACAAAACCACCAAGAGAGGTTACAATAAGCCAATAA